A region from the Brachyspira hampsonii genome encodes:
- a CDS encoding PTS lactose/cellobiose transporter subunit IIA: protein MTQDYETFMEENVFPIIALAGESKSLAYEALRLAKENKFEESDKKMNEADQLLLQSHQYQTDLISKEANGESFVINLLFIHAQDHLMTAISEKNLINELIDILKMNHK from the coding sequence ATGACACAAGATTATGAAACATTTATGGAAGAAAATGTATTTCCGATTATAGCATTAGCCGGAGAAAGTAAGAGTTTAGCTTATGAGGCTTTAAGGCTTGCTAAAGAAAATAAATTTGAAGAATCCGATAAAAAAATGAATGAAGCTGATCAATTATTACTGCAGTCCCATCAATACCAAACTGATTTAATATCGAAAGAAGCTAATGGCGAAAGTTTTGTAATAAACTTACTTTTTATACATGCACAGGATCATTTAATGACTGCAATAAGCGAAAAAAATTTAATAAATGAGCTTATTGACATATTGAAAATGAACCATAAATAA
- the purH gene encoding bifunctional phosphoribosylaminoimidazolecarboxamide formyltransferase/IMP cyclohydrolase produces MIKRALISVFYKDGILEFAKFLASKNVEIVSTGGTYKYLKENGINVIEVAEVTGAKEMLDGRVKTLDPKIHGAILAIRDNPTHMETIKERGITPIDMVIVNLYPFFEKVQDDSLKFEEKIEFIDIGGPTMLRSAAKSFKDVVVISDVKDYDLVKNEMEKGEVSFETKKYLASKVFNLTSAYDAAVSEFMFNSLESKEDKKLNYLNMSYRLEEKLRYGENPHQGASYYVSTTDKGSMKDFEQLNGKELSFNNIRDMDIALKIVLEFDEAKNEYACSAIKHSTPCGAALGSNVLEAYTRTYNCDPTSIFGGIVAFNSTVDEDTAKELIKIFLEIVIAKDFTPEALEVLKSKKNLRVIKYKTNTSDKINLVKVDGGLLVQDEDSVLVEDYKVVTDKKPTEEEMKNLIFGMKVVKYAKSNAIVVIKDFMAKGIGSGQTNRIWACEDALERAGDGVVMASDAFFPFRDVVDACAKYNIKAIIQPGGSMRDQESIDACNEHGIAMIFTGIRHFKH; encoded by the coding sequence ATGATTAAAAGAGCATTGATATCCGTATTTTATAAAGACGGAATATTAGAGTTCGCTAAGTTTTTAGCTTCAAAAAATGTGGAAATAGTTTCTACAGGAGGAACTTATAAATATTTAAAAGAGAATGGTATAAATGTTATAGAGGTTGCTGAAGTTACAGGTGCTAAAGAAATGCTTGACGGAAGGGTAAAAACTTTAGACCCTAAAATACATGGAGCAATACTTGCTATAAGAGATAATCCTACTCATATGGAAACTATTAAAGAGAGAGGAATAACTCCTATTGATATGGTGATAGTTAATCTTTATCCTTTCTTTGAAAAGGTACAAGATGACAGTTTGAAGTTTGAAGAGAAAATAGAGTTTATAGATATAGGCGGACCTACAATGCTTCGTTCTGCTGCTAAATCTTTCAAAGATGTTGTGGTTATAAGTGATGTCAAAGATTATGATTTAGTTAAAAATGAAATGGAAAAAGGGGAAGTGAGTTTTGAGACTAAGAAATATTTAGCTTCTAAAGTATTTAATTTAACTTCTGCTTATGATGCAGCAGTGTCAGAGTTTATGTTTAATTCACTAGAAAGTAAAGAAGATAAAAAACTTAATTATCTAAATATGTCTTATAGATTAGAGGAGAAATTAAGATACGGAGAGAATCCTCATCAGGGAGCAAGCTACTATGTATCAACCACAGATAAAGGCTCTATGAAAGATTTTGAACAGTTAAACGGAAAAGAGCTTTCATTTAATAATATTAGAGACATGGATATAGCTTTAAAAATAGTATTAGAGTTCGATGAGGCTAAAAATGAATATGCTTGTTCAGCAATAAAACACTCTACGCCTTGCGGTGCTGCTTTGGGTTCTAATGTACTTGAGGCTTATACTAGAACTTATAACTGCGATCCTACTTCTATATTCGGAGGTATTGTTGCTTTTAACAGTACAGTAGATGAGGATACAGCTAAAGAACTTATAAAAATATTTTTAGAAATTGTTATTGCTAAAGACTTTACTCCTGAAGCTTTGGAAGTATTAAAAAGCAAAAAGAATTTAAGAGTTATAAAATATAAAACTAATACAAGCGATAAAATCAATCTTGTTAAAGTAGATGGAGGATTACTTGTTCAAGATGAGGACAGTGTTTTAGTTGAAGATTATAAAGTTGTAACTGATAAAAAACCTACTGAAGAAGAGATGAAAAATTTAATATTTGGAATGAAGGTTGTAAAATATGCTAAATCAAATGCTATAGTGGTAATAAAAGACTTTATGGCCAAAGGTATAGGAAGCGGACAGACTAACAGAATATGGGCTTGCGAAGATGCTTTGGAACGTGCCGGAGATGGAGTTGTAATGGCATCTGATGCATTTTTCCCATTCAGAGATGTTGTAGATGCTTGTGCTAAATATAATATTAAAGCTATAATTCAGCCGGGCGGATCTATGAGAGATCAGGAATCAATAGATGCTTGTAATGAACATGGCATTGCTATGATATTTACCGGTATAAGACATTTTAAACACTAA
- a CDS encoding DUF871 domain-containing protein has product MKELGISIYPFHSKMEDNKSYIDLASKYGFTRCFMCLLSVDKSKDEITNEFSTIINYAKEKGIRTTLDISPAVFKHLDIDYKNLDFFHKLGAWAVRLDLGFTGNEESLMTYNEYDLKIELNMSNDTNYLDNIMKYYPNTDNLIGCYNFYPHAYTGLDRTLFKNSMKRFKKYSISSSAFVNAKEAAFGPWPVSDGICSLEEHRNMPIDIQAMELFALGVDCVFIANCYANENTLKTLYNMDKRLITFKAELVNSIPKEEKSIVLNMLHQNRLDASADVIRSSDTRAKYRGHNFKIFNAVSDIKRGDILIDSSEYGSYSGEMQIALKDLKNTGRTNVVGRIKDEYLFLLDYISPAKRFIIIE; this is encoded by the coding sequence ATGAAAGAGTTAGGAATATCTATTTACCCATTTCACTCAAAAATGGAAGATAACAAATCTTATATAGATTTGGCATCTAAATACGGATTTACAAGATGTTTTATGTGCCTGCTCTCTGTCGATAAATCTAAAGATGAAATAACTAATGAATTTTCAACTATTATAAATTATGCCAAAGAAAAAGGAATAAGAACTACTTTAGATATATCTCCTGCTGTATTTAAACATCTGGATATAGATTATAAAAATCTTGACTTCTTCCATAAATTAGGAGCTTGGGCTGTAAGATTGGATTTAGGATTTACAGGCAATGAAGAAAGTTTAATGACATACAATGAATATGATTTAAAGATAGAATTAAATATGAGCAATGATACAAATTATCTAGATAATATAATGAAATATTATCCTAATACAGATAATCTGATAGGCTGTTATAATTTTTATCCTCATGCATATACAGGGCTAGACAGAACACTTTTTAAAAACAGTATGAAACGTTTTAAAAAATATTCTATAAGCTCATCTGCGTTTGTAAATGCCAAAGAAGCCGCTTTCGGACCTTGGCCTGTAAGCGATGGTATTTGCTCTTTAGAAGAACATAGAAATATGCCTATAGATATTCAAGCTATGGAATTATTTGCTCTTGGCGTTGATTGTGTTTTCATTGCTAACTGTTATGCAAATGAAAATACTTTAAAAACATTATATAATATGGATAAAAGATTAATAACTTTTAAAGCAGAATTAGTAAATTCAATTCCAAAAGAGGAAAAAAGTATTGTATTAAATATGCTTCATCAAAATAGATTAGATGCTTCTGCAGATGTTATAAGATCTTCAGATACAAGAGCAAAATATAGAGGACATAATTTCAAAATATTTAATGCAGTTTCCGATATAAAAAGAGGAGATATACTAATAGATTCATCAGAATATGGAAGCTATAGCGGAGAAATGCAAATAGCTTTGAAAGATTTAAAAAATACCGGAAGAACTAATGTAGTAGGAAGAATTAAAGATGAATATTTATTTCTGCTCGATTATATAAGTCCGGCTAAAAGATTTATTATAATAGAATAA
- a CDS encoding peptide ABC transporter substrate-binding protein, whose product MTSIQKFIILLFLFVSFISCKKQTKNIKDEITVNLGYELNTIDPTLNDETYGYIYINHAFEGLLNKDINGNIVEGVAEKWDISDDKLTYTFHLRDNAKWSDGKKVTADDFVYSYRRAADPKTASPLSYLMEYIKNAKDIIRGKQSVENLGVTAIDENTLVIELEEPTIYFTDLLASGGVYMPVREDIIEKYGDDWTWNPDTYICNGAYKMTERKPDEKIVFEINTNYWNYTNQVSKKINFVLIADEYISLNAVRTGDVDFSINAPPIGEIENLIKENLMAVSDIIGIYYIDLNTKDKTLSDKRVRKALSLAIDRNYIVSNIGYGKLISAEAFVPPAVKGLEKSFREESSNYIIANNYNKNVEEARKLLAEAGYPNGENFPILELKVSSGFYTTVMEAVQQMWKEALNIEIAVRTEESKITLPFRESGNYQMARTSWTGDYNDPLTMLQIMTSDSDINYGGFSNERYDSLIDFAITATNAKKRMGALKEAESILFEEVPIIPFIYRTDFLVVNPKLKNYIDEPLGRYKFNYAYIEE is encoded by the coding sequence ATGACTTCAATACAAAAATTTATTATTTTGTTATTTCTATTTGTATCCTTCATATCTTGTAAAAAACAAACGAAAAATATTAAAGATGAAATCACTGTAAATCTAGGATATGAACTTAATACTATAGACCCCACTTTAAATGATGAAACTTACGGATACATTTATATTAATCATGCATTTGAAGGACTTCTTAATAAAGATATAAATGGCAATATTGTAGAAGGCGTTGCTGAAAAATGGGATATAAGCGATGATAAACTAACATATACATTTCATTTAAGAGATAATGCAAAATGGAGCGACGGTAAAAAAGTAACAGCTGATGATTTTGTTTATTCTTATAGAAGAGCAGCAGACCCAAAAACAGCTTCGCCATTAAGCTATTTAATGGAATATATAAAAAATGCTAAAGACATAATAAGAGGCAAACAGAGCGTAGAAAATCTAGGAGTTACGGCTATAGATGAAAATACATTAGTGATAGAACTTGAAGAGCCTACAATATATTTTACTGACTTATTAGCATCAGGAGGCGTATATATGCCTGTAAGAGAGGATATAATAGAAAAATACGGTGATGATTGGACTTGGAATCCTGATACTTATATATGTAACGGTGCTTATAAAATGACAGAAAGAAAACCTGATGAAAAAATAGTTTTTGAAATTAATACTAATTATTGGAATTATACAAATCAAGTTTCTAAAAAAATAAATTTCGTTTTGATAGCCGATGAATATATTTCACTTAATGCTGTTAGGACAGGAGATGTTGATTTTTCTATAAATGCTCCCCCTATTGGAGAGATAGAAAATCTTATAAAAGAAAATCTAATGGCAGTAAGCGATATTATAGGTATTTATTATATAGACTTAAATACTAAAGATAAAACACTATCTGATAAAAGAGTAAGAAAGGCATTATCTCTAGCAATAGACAGAAACTATATAGTATCAAATATAGGATATGGTAAATTAATATCAGCAGAAGCATTCGTACCTCCAGCAGTAAAAGGACTTGAAAAATCATTCAGAGAAGAAAGCAGTAATTATATTATAGCTAATAATTATAATAAAAATGTTGAAGAAGCAAGAAAATTATTAGCCGAAGCGGGATACCCAAATGGAGAAAACTTTCCTATTTTAGAGTTAAAAGTATCATCAGGATTTTATACTACAGTTATGGAAGCAGTACAGCAAATGTGGAAAGAAGCACTTAATATAGAAATAGCTGTAAGAACAGAAGAATCAAAAATTACTCTGCCTTTTAGAGAATCTGGAAATTATCAAATGGCTAGAACAAGCTGGACAGGTGATTATAATGATCCTCTTACTATGCTTCAAATTATGACAAGCGATAGCGATATAAATTACGGAGGCTTTTCAAATGAAAGATACGATTCTTTAATAGATTTTGCCATTACGGCAACAAATGCAAAGAAGAGAATGGGGGCGTTAAAAGAAGCAGAATCTATACTTTTTGAAGAAGTACCTATTATACCTTTTATATATAGAACTGACTTTTTGGTAGTTAATCCCAAATTAAAAAATTATATTGATGAGCCTTTGGGCAGATATAAATTTAATTATGCATATATAGAAGAATAG
- a CDS encoding PTS sugar transporter subunit IIB yields MKKILLLCSAGMSTSMIVKKMQDKAKADNIDAEIEAASISRFEELADSYDIFLLGPQVKYMKNELTKKANAKGKPLDVIDFKDYGKMDGAKILDFALNLKL; encoded by the coding sequence ATGAAAAAGATTTTACTTTTATGTTCTGCTGGTATGTCTACCAGTATGATAGTAAAAAAGATGCAGGATAAAGCTAAAGCAGACAATATCGATGCAGAGATAGAAGCTGCAAGTATTTCAAGATTTGAAGAATTAGCGGATAGTTATGATATTTTCCTATTAGGACCTCAGGTTAAATACATGAAAAATGAACTAACTAAAAAAGCTAATGCTAAAGGAAAGCCATTAGATGTTATAGATTTTAAAGACTATGGAAAAATGGATGGAGCTAAGATATTAGATTTTGCTTTAAATTTAAAATTATAA
- a CDS encoding AAA family ATPase — protein sequence MFTYVKLKNYKSLVDFEVDLTSSKNNPKKMIIIYGENGAGKTNFINAFFTLFETLNTKIHYDKINKLINENLDNKNNLDIIKDIFKSTDYIINDSKTIGSNGNMVLEFGFILKDKESNKDKNGVYYIETDNKNIVKEKLEYTLTKNKTIYFEIDSKKKYINKSLFKEKYYNEIKDLIDKFWGKHSFLSILLFERNDKTKQYIDDNIKKNIFDVIEYFLSMSIHLEKNKSIKIGKISSLKDVIINMDKGIIKKNDEHKLKFTEEILNDFFTSIYSDVKKVFYKKKIKEDRILYNLFFKKRVYGKMIDVNFDLESNGTQKLLKLLPFLLTSLDEQKPRVVAVDELDSGIHDLLTSEILVSLFNNINGQFFITTHNTTILESNIDKDSIYVFNIDSIGNKILVPIKSYENEHPNINFRKRYLNGIYNGIPITSGIDFEDILKK from the coding sequence ATGTTTACTTATGTAAAACTTAAAAATTATAAATCATTAGTAGATTTTGAAGTAGATTTAACATCATCAAAAAATAATCCCAAAAAAATGATTATCATTTACGGAGAAAATGGAGCTGGCAAAACTAATTTTATAAATGCATTTTTTACTTTATTTGAAACATTAAACACTAAAATACATTATGATAAAATTAATAAACTTATAAATGAAAATTTAGATAATAAAAATAATTTAGATATTATAAAAGATATATTCAAAAGTACAGATTATATTATTAATGATTCAAAAACAATTGGTTCAAATGGTAATATGGTTTTAGAATTTGGATTTATATTGAAAGATAAAGAGTCAAACAAAGATAAAAATGGGGTATATTATATAGAAACAGATAATAAAAATATAGTAAAAGAAAAATTAGAATATACATTAACTAAAAATAAAACAATTTATTTTGAAATAGATAGTAAAAAGAAATATATTAATAAATCTTTATTTAAAGAAAAATATTATAATGAAATAAAAGATCTAATTGATAAATTTTGGGGTAAACATTCATTTTTATCAATATTATTATTTGAAAGAAATGATAAGACAAAACAATATATAGATGATAACATAAAAAAAAATATTTTTGATGTTATAGAATATTTCTTATCTATGTCAATTCATCTTGAAAAAAATAAGAGTATAAAGATAGGAAAAATATCATCATTAAAAGATGTAATTATCAATATGGATAAAGGAATTATAAAGAAAAATGATGAACATAAACTAAAATTTACTGAAGAAATATTGAATGATTTTTTTACTTCTATTTATAGTGATGTTAAAAAAGTATTCTATAAGAAAAAGATTAAGGAAGATAGAATATTATATAATTTATTTTTTAAAAAAAGAGTATATGGAAAAATGATAGATGTAAATTTTGATTTAGAATCGAATGGAACACAAAAATTATTAAAATTACTCCCATTTTTATTAACTTCTTTAGATGAACAAAAACCACGAGTAGTAGCTGTAGATGAACTAGATAGCGGAATTCATGATTTATTAACTTCAGAAATATTAGTTTCATTATTTAATAACATAAATGGGCAATTTTTTATTACAACTCATAATACAACTATTTTAGAATCTAATATAGATAAAGATTCTATATATGTATTTAATATTGACAGTATAGGTAATAAAATATTAGTACCAATAAAATCTTATGAAAATGAACATCCAAATATAAATTTTAGAAAAAGATATTTAAATGGAATATATAATGGCATTCCAATAACTTCAGGAATAGATTTTGAAGATATATTAAAAAAATAG
- a CDS encoding TenA family protein, producing MKFSEIVWKKNEGLYKKIIDMPFNKELMEGTLDKEKFAYYIEQDSLYLKYYSKVLATISSKINNNADYAIAFLKSSMNAYIVEEEIVHKYFRDAFQLKNTNKITTANIGYTSFLINTTHTEAFEAAAAAILPCFWIYNEVGKHIKENAKIENNPYKNWIDAYADEEFSKSTENMIKIIDELYNNASDYVKEKMIIAFDIAFVWEYRFWNDAYNLDDFYNV from the coding sequence ATGAAATTTTCAGAAATAGTTTGGAAAAAAAATGAAGGGCTATATAAAAAAATAATTGATATGCCATTTAATAAAGAGCTTATGGAAGGTACTTTAGATAAAGAAAAATTTGCTTATTACATAGAACAAGACAGCCTATATCTAAAATACTACTCTAAAGTATTAGCAACAATATCTTCAAAAATAAATAATAATGCAGATTATGCTATTGCTTTTTTAAAATCATCTATGAATGCCTATATAGTAGAAGAAGAAATTGTACATAAATATTTCAGAGACGCTTTTCAATTAAAAAATACAAATAAAATTACAACTGCCAATATTGGTTATACTAGTTTTTTAATTAACACGACTCATACTGAGGCTTTTGAGGCAGCTGCTGCTGCTATACTTCCATGCTTTTGGATATATAATGAAGTAGGAAAACACATAAAAGAAAATGCAAAAATAGAAAATAATCCATACAAAAACTGGATTGATGCTTATGCTGATGAAGAGTTTTCAAAATCAACAGAAAATATGATTAAAATTATTGATGAGCTATATAATAATGCTTCTGATTATGTCAAAGAAAAAATGATAATTGCTTTTGATATAGCCTTTGTTTGGGAGTACAGATTTTGGAATGATGCTTATAATTTAGATGATTTTTATAATGTGTGA
- a CDS encoding PTS sugar transporter subunit IIC: protein MNDKIISYIENKIAPFAAKLSNNRYLSSIKDAFDYITPFLIVGSFILLIFNLPFKDENSFLYIEWYDNFTAAFSGHFIQIFNVSMGLLSLFIAYGIGYSLAASYNLSSVTGGFLSLFAFLIISAKVSALSVSEDFAGIFLVEAASNINVLDARFLGAEGIFSAIIGGIISIEIYRSLVSKKMTIKLPDSVPPAIAKSFEIIIPIAVVGILFQIINIIIQKKLLMLTSKLIDNITSPLLSMSDSLALVIILLLIIHILWFVGIHGANVINAIISIITLSNLALNQAALQAGEAFPKVVAGEFFNVYVYIGGAGATLGLAIAMALSKNEHLKSIGRVSIIPGIFNINEPIMFGTPIVMNPILFIPFICVPIINAVIAYTVLKIGIVGKIIALVTWTTPGPLGALIASNFNIPAMVLSLCLVLLSYLIYTPFINAYAKTLQDN, encoded by the coding sequence ATGAATGATAAAATTATTAGTTATATAGAAAACAAAATAGCTCCATTTGCAGCTAAATTATCAAATAATAGATATCTCTCATCAATAAAAGATGCATTTGATTATATTACGCCGTTTTTAATAGTAGGCTCTTTTATACTTTTAATATTTAACCTACCTTTTAAAGATGAAAATAGCTTTTTATATATTGAATGGTATGATAATTTTACAGCTGCATTTTCAGGACATTTCATTCAAATATTCAATGTAAGTATGGGCTTATTATCATTATTTATTGCCTATGGTATAGGATATTCTTTGGCTGCTTCTTATAATTTAAGCAGTGTTACTGGAGGGTTCTTATCTTTATTTGCATTTTTAATTATATCGGCTAAAGTAAGTGCTTTATCTGTTTCTGAAGATTTTGCCGGAATATTTTTAGTAGAAGCCGCAAGTAATATTAATGTATTAGATGCAAGATTTTTAGGTGCTGAAGGAATATTCTCTGCTATAATAGGCGGTATAATTTCAATAGAAATTTATAGATCCTTAGTAAGCAAAAAAATGACTATAAAACTCCCTGATTCCGTACCCCCGGCAATAGCAAAATCTTTTGAAATAATAATACCTATAGCTGTTGTGGGAATATTATTCCAAATAATAAATATAATAATACAGAAAAAATTACTTATGTTAACTTCTAAACTAATAGATAATATAACTTCTCCTTTACTGTCAATGTCAGATAGTTTAGCATTGGTAATAATACTTCTTTTAATTATACATATATTATGGTTTGTAGGTATACATGGGGCAAATGTAATCAATGCAATAATCAGCATAATAACATTATCAAATTTAGCTTTGAATCAGGCAGCTTTACAGGCTGGAGAGGCTTTCCCCAAAGTAGTAGCAGGAGAGTTCTTTAATGTTTATGTATATATAGGAGGAGCAGGTGCTACATTAGGTTTAGCAATAGCTATGGCATTAAGTAAAAATGAGCATTTAAAATCTATAGGCAGGGTTTCTATAATACCGGGAATATTCAACATAAATGAGCCTATTATGTTTGGTACTCCCATTGTTATGAACCCTATATTATTTATACCTTTTATTTGTGTTCCTATAATTAATGCTGTAATAGCATATACAGTTTTGAAAATAGGTATTGTAGGAAAAATTATAGCTCTTGTAACTTGGACTACACCGGGACCTTTAGGAGCTTTGATAGCATCAAATTTCAATATTCCTGCTATGGTTTTGAGTTTATGTTTAGTATTATTATCATATTTAATATATACTCCTTTCATCAATGCTTATGCTAAAACTTTACAAGATAATTAA
- the celB gene encoding PTS cellobiose transporter subunit IIC has translation MNDKIINFIENKITPAAAKLANNRYLNAIKDAFIYTMPFLIVGSFVLLIFNLPFTDKSNFLYMGWYDNFAKNFTGNFIQIFNVSMGILSVFVAYGIGYSLAGSYNLSSVTGGFLSLFAFFLIAAKVNALSVAEDFAGIFLVEAGSNINVLDARFLDAKGIFSAIIGGIISIEIYRFLVSKKMTIKLPDSVPPAIAKSFEIIIPIAVVGVLFQIINIIIQKNMMILVPNLIMKIISPLLSISDSLPSVIILLLVIHILWFVGIHGANVVNAVITTITLSNLALNQAALQAGEALPKVVAGEFFNVYVYIGGAGATLGLAIAMALSKNAHLKSIGRLSVIPGLFNINEPIMFGTPVVMNPILFIPFICVPIINAIIAYTVLKIGIVGKIVSLVPWTTPGPLGAFLSTNLSVPAMILSLCLVLLSYLIYTPFINAYAKTLPDNE, from the coding sequence ATGAACGACAAAATTATTAATTTTATAGAAAATAAAATAACACCAGCAGCAGCTAAATTAGCTAATAACAGATATTTAAATGCTATTAAAGATGCATTTATTTATACTATGCCTTTCTTAATAGTAGGTTCTTTTGTACTTTTGATATTTAATTTACCTTTTACAGATAAAAGTAATTTTTTATATATGGGTTGGTATGATAATTTTGCTAAAAATTTCACAGGAAATTTTATTCAAATATTCAATGTGAGTATGGGGATATTATCAGTATTCGTTGCTTATGGTATAGGATATTCTTTGGCTGGTTCTTATAATTTAAGCAGTGTTACTGGAGGATTCTTATCTTTATTTGCATTTTTCCTTATAGCAGCTAAGGTAAATGCTTTATCTGTTGCTGAAGATTTTGCAGGAATATTTTTAGTAGAAGCAGGAAGCAATATTAATGTATTAGATGCAAGATTTTTAGATGCTAAAGGAATATTCTCTGCTATAATAGGCGGTATAATTTCAATAGAAATTTACAGATTCTTGGTAAGTAAAAAAATGACTATAAAACTTCCTGATTCCGTACCGCCGGCAATAGCAAAATCTTTTGAAATAATAATACCTATAGCTGTTGTAGGAGTATTATTCCAAATAATAAATATAATAATACAGAAAAATATGATGATACTTGTACCTAATTTGATAATGAAAATTATTTCTCCTTTATTATCAATATCAGATAGTTTACCATCAGTAATAATACTTCTTTTAGTTATACATATATTATGGTTTGTTGGAATACATGGTGCTAATGTTGTTAATGCTGTAATCACTACAATAACATTATCAAATTTGGCTTTGAATCAAGCAGCTTTACAGGCTGGAGAGGCTTTGCCAAAAGTAGTAGCAGGAGAGTTCTTTAATGTTTATGTATATATAGGAGGAGCAGGTGCTACATTAGGTTTAGCAATAGCTATGGCATTAAGTAAAAATGCCCATCTTAAATCTATTGGAAGATTATCAGTAATACCTGGGTTATTTAATATTAATGAACCTATTATGTTTGGTACTCCTGTTGTTATGAACCCTATACTATTTATACCCTTCATTTGTGTACCTATAATTAATGCCATAATAGCATATACAGTTTTAAAAATAGGTATTGTAGGAAAAATTGTTTCTTTAGTGCCTTGGACAACTCCTGGTCCATTAGGTGCTTTCTTATCTACTAATTTAAGTGTACCTGCTATGATTTTGAGTTTATGTTTAGTATTATTGTCATACTTAATATATACTCCTTTTATCAATGCTTATGCTAAAACTTTACCGGATAATGAATAA
- a CDS encoding rhodanese-like domain-containing protein: protein MNNALTLIIGIILTFIILSTIRKIIFNIRSKGKFKNINVNDAVSIYKNNKNIGLIDVRSYMEVQQSGYIKNSINIPLDDSKFNEKMSKLDKDKEYIVYCASGNRSGTACMRMYKLGFTNINNLINAGYFQLSSHLK from the coding sequence ATGAATAATGCTTTAACCTTAATAATAGGGATTATATTAACTTTTATAATATTAAGTACTATAAGAAAAATTATTTTTAATATAAGAAGTAAAGGAAAATTCAAAAATATAAATGTAAATGATGCAGTTTCCATTTATAAAAATAATAAAAATATAGGCTTAATAGATGTTAGAAGTTATATGGAAGTTCAGCAAAGCGGGTATATAAAAAACAGTATTAATATTCCTTTAGATGATTCTAAATTCAATGAAAAAATGTCTAAACTTGATAAAGATAAAGAATATATAGTATACTGTGCAAGCGGAAACCGTTCAGGTACAGCCTGTATGCGTATGTATAAATTGGGTTTTACAAATATTAATAATCTTATAAATGCAGGATATTTTCAGCTTTCATCACATTTAAAATAA